TATTCGTAGAAGCGTGGTCTTGCCGCAGCCTGAAGGCCCTACAATGGCCAGTATCTCGCCGCCCCGGATATCTAGCCGCAACTCTCGCAGCACGTTCAGGCGTTGCCCATTCATCGCGAAGGACTTGGAAAGACCGCGAACGGCGACCTCTCCGCGGCGCGTTTGCACGACAACGCTCATCGCCGCTCCCTCAGTTGGTCGACGCGCCGCCGGTGACAAGGAGAATGTCCTTCGCCACCAGCTTGCCCGCTTCGATACGGCCCTCGCGCTCCAGCACGTCGATCCAGAACTGGATATCGCGCTCCACGGGCAGACCGCCGGCGCGCACGCCGTAGCCCTTGAAGTGCTTTGCAAGATCGGGGTTCTCGCCACGCTCCTGGAGGGCCTTGGCGAGGATAACCCGCGTTTCCGCCGGGTTCTCGCGGGCATAGTCGAGCGCCTTGGCAGCCCCTTCGACGAAGGCCCGAGCCTGTTCTGGATGGGCGTCGACCCAATCGCGGCGAAGCACCACAAAGCCGCCGGCGATCTCGCCGAGCACGTCGGTGTCGTCGAAGATAGCGCGGATTCCGCCCTTCTCGCGCGCGGCACCTTCAAAGGTCGTCTGCCAGTAGCCGAAGGCCGAGATGTCGACCTGCCTGGAGCGCAGGACCTGCTCCAACTGCGGGCCCGGGACGACGATCAGGTTAGCCGCATCTTGCGGCAGCCCGTTCTGGTGCAGCGCTTCACGGACGGCATAGTCGAGGTGCGCGCCGAGCGTGTTTACGGCGATCGTCTTGCCGGCGATGTCCTTGATGCTCTTGATGGGGCTGTCGTCCAGGACGTAGAAGATGGACTGCGCCTCGTCGTTGATGCCGTTCGACGGATAGGCGGCCACGAAGTCGTTGCCTCCTGCTATCGAATTTAGGACTGCGGCGGTGGCAGCACTTCCAAGCTCGACGCTGCCTCCGGCAAGAGCGATCAGCGATTCCGGTCCGCCGGTTGCATATCCGACATTCTCCAGCTTGATCTCGGCCTTGTCGTAATAGCCGAGTTCCGCGGCCAGCTCATGGGCCGAGATGCCGCCATGGCTGGCGAGGAAGCGTATGGTAACTTCTTCTGCCAGCGCGAGATGGCTGGTGGTCGAGAGAAGGACTGCGAGGGTCAGGCTTCGAACAAGCGCTTTCATGTGGATCTCTCCTTGTTGGTTCACGTCTGTGGTGGTGAAAAGGTTTAGCGCGCGACCTCCGACCAGCGACACAGGCGGCGCTGGAGCGTGACGAGTACGGCATTTGCCGCGAGGCCAAGCGCGGCGAGCAGGAAGATTGCGCCGAACATCAGCGGGATCTGGAAGTTGTACTGAGCGTTCATCACCTGGAATCCGAGGCCCTTGTTCGCGCCGATCATCTCGGCCGCTATGAGGAGCAGGAGCGCGGTGGTGGCAGAGAGGCGCAAGCCCACGAAGATCGCGGGAACCGATGCCGGGAGGACGACGCGCCTGAACACCGTAAGCCTCGACGCCCCGAAGGTTCGTGCCATTTCGATCAGCTTGGGGTCGACCTCCTTCACGCCGCCGATGGTGGCGAGGAGGAGGGGAAACAGCGTCGCCCAGAAGATGACGAACACCTTCGATGTTTCGCCTAGTCCGAGCAGCAGAATGAATACGGGATAGAGCGCCAAGGCGGATGTCTGGCGGAACAATTGCAAGATTGGATCCAACGCCCGCTCCACGGAACGGATCTGGCCCATGAAGAGACCAAGCGGAATGCCGATGATGACTGCCGCCCCGAACGCAATGCCCGACCGTTGCAGGCTGATCGCGATGTCCCCCACCAGACGCCCGGATGCGAGCGCCTTCCAGACTGCCGCAGCGATGGTGTCCAGAGGCGGGAAGATGGACGGGTTCACCCAGCCCATCTTCGCAGAAACCTGCCACAGGACGAGGAAGCCGACCAGCAGCCCGTAGCGAGAAAGCGCGTGTTGAAACGCGACGGCGGCTGGATGACTGGCTACGCCAACGGGTTCCCCGCGACGACGCGGAAGCGGCAAGGTGTAGACGTTCTGAATGGTCATGGCCTCACTCCGCTGCTTCGATCGAGTGTCGGGCGGTCGCCCAGCGGTTTTCGGGGAACGGCAGGCCCAGATTCTCGCGAAGTGTGCGGCCTTCATAGGCCGTGCGGAACAGGCCGCGACGCTGCAGCTCGGGAATGACCAGTTCGACAAAGTCGTCGAGCCCAGTCGGCAACCAAGGCGGCAGGATGTTGAAGCCGTCTGCAGCCTCGTTTTCGAACCACTCCTGCAACGTGTCGACGATCTTGACGGGCGTGCCGATGATGGTGAAGTGGCCGCGCGCAGAAGCAACCCATTGGTAGAGCTGGCGGATCGTGAAGCCGTTCTCGTCCGCAATCTGCCGGATGAGCGCCTGGCGGGACTTCATTCCCTCCGTCGGCGGAGCAGGCGGCAGCGGACCATCAAGGTCGTATCCGGCGAGATCGAGTGTGCCCCCTGTCAGTGCATTGAGGAGAGCGATGCCGTCTTCTTCGAGGATCAGGCTGGTCAGGCGGTCGTACTTTTCGCGGGCCTCGTCTTCCGTTCGCCCGATGAAGGGGGAGACGCCGGGCATGACAAGGACATGGTTCGGGTTACGGCCCAGACCGCGTGCGCGGGACTTGATGTCTCGGTAGAATTCCTGGGCGGTGCCAAGATGCTGGTGGGCGGTGAAGATCACCTCGGCCGTCCTGGCTGCAAGACCCCGACCGTCATCCGACTGCCCGGCCTGAACGATGACGGGGTGGCCCTGCGGCGACCGGGGAACGTTCAGCGGTCCCCTAACCTGGAAGTGCTCCCCCTTGTGATCCGTGCGGTGCAGTTTCTGAGGATCAAAGAAGCGTCCGGACGTCCGATCCCTAAGGAATGCGTCATCCTCGAAACTGTCCCAGAGCTTCTTTACCACGTCGACATGTTCGCTTGCGCGTCGATAGCGGTGTGCGTGGGGATGCTGAATGTCGAGGTTGAAATTGTGCGCCGCGGCCTCCGTTGCCGTGGTGACGACGTTCCACCCTGCGCGTCCGCCCGAGATCAGGTCGAGCGACGCGAATTTTCGCGCCAGGTTGTAGGGCTCTTCGTAGGTCGTCGAGGCTGTAGCGATGAAGCCGAGGTTTTTAGTGAGCGGCGCGAGCGCCGAGAACAGTGTCACGGGCTCGAAGCCCGCGACCTTGGCGTTGCCGCCTTCCGTTCCGCCCCCGAAGCTGACCGCCAGTCCGTCCGCGAGGAAGTAGGCGTCGAACAGGCCGCGTTCTGCCGTCAGGGCCAGCTGTTTGTGGAACTCGAAATTGGTGGCGCCGTCGACCGGCTGATCCGGGTGACGCCAAGCGGCGACGTGCTGTCCGCCGCCGGGCAGGAAAGCGCCAAGCTTTATCTGTTTCGACTTGGGCTGGTTCGTCATGGAAACCTCCTCAAAATGGGCGCACACCACCGCTCCCGCGCCGGGAGCGCGGGCTGGTTGATCCTTCATGCTTTGGTACGGCCGCTAGGCGGCCAGGCTCACGCTTTCAGTTCCGCCGATGGCACGGCACGCCTCGGCGACAGCCTGCTGCGCCCTCGCGCGGATGGCGTCGGAGGCGAGCGCGCCGTCGGCGAAATCGCGGTCCGACGCGTAGATGGCGGTCGGCATGGTCAGCGCCTCGAAGAAGCCGAACAGCGGCCGGAGTTGGTGCTCAACGATGAGCGAATGGCGTTCGCCTCCGCCGGTCGCGGCGAGGATGACCGGCTTGCCCCGCAGCGCCGATGGATCGAGCAGGTCGAAGAAGTGCTTGAACAGACCGGTGTAGCTGCCTTTATAGGTGGGCGAGCCGACCACGAGCACGTCGGCGGCCACAACCCGCTCCACCAGGTTGCGGGCGGCCGGATCCAATTCACCAAGCCGCCGCGCTTGGCCGAGCGACAGCCCGAGATCCTGGATGTCGAAAGTCACGGATGCCGCGTCGATGCGTACAGCCACCTGCCCGACTATGTGTTCGACAAAGGCTTTCGTCTTCGACGGGCGAGTGATGTTGCCTGACACTCCCAGCACGAGCTTTGCTGACATTCCACGCTCCTGATCAGCTATTGCCCACTAAATCTACCAATTTTGTAGAATTTAGCAAGGAAGAAGATTTTGAAGGTCGGCACGTTCAGGGGACCAGGTTCTATATTCCGGTAATGTCGGAGCAATTCGCGCGGCCGATCGCGATGATTGGAGATGCAGCCTTCGTGCGCGGACGTTGTGGACCAGCACCGACGGAAAGCCGCTCTCGCCCTTGAACTCCGCCTCGCTCCGTGACAACAGTGACGTTGGGGCATTGGGGGATTTTCGATGAACATCGTCAGGGTGGCGGCGCTTGGCGTTGTGTGGCTGGGGCTTTCGCAGGCGGCTGAGGCGCAGACGGTCAATTGCGTGGAGATCGCGGCGCTGCCGGCGGTGATCTCGGAGCCCGGCGTCTACTGCCTGAAGAAGAACTTCTCGGTGAGCCTGGCCGACGATGTCGCCATCGCGGTGCTGGCCAGCAACGTCACCATCGACTTCAACGGCTTCAAGATCGGCAACATGCCGGCCGGCGAGGAAACGCTCGCCGTGGGGGTCGGCGTGTTCGAGCGGCGCAATGTCGTGCTGCGCAACGGCAACTTCCGCGGCTTCATGATGACCATCGGCCTGCTCGCGTCGGATCCCGAGAAGTCCTCGGGGCACCTGGTCGAGAACATGATGATCGATTCCAGCCTGGTCTACGGCATCTTCGCCGTCGGCAACGGGCTGGTGCTGCGCAACAACCAGATCGTCAACTCGGCCGACACGCGGGTCAGCTCGACGAGCGTGACGCGGATGCTGGCCAAGGCCGGCGCGGGCGGCGTGACACGGCAGCTGCGCGCCATGCGCACGGCCCGTGCGCGGGCTCATGCGCGGGCCGGCGCGGCCGGCGTCGCGCCGCAGATCGACACGCCCGGCGTGGCGCCGATCATGGCCGCCGTGACCAACAGCGTGATCGAGAAGAACACGATCTCCTCCGTGCGGGCGCTGGGCGAGGCGGACGGCATCGTGGTGCTGGCCGGCCAGGGCGTGGCGGTGCGGGACAATTTCATCGCCGGCCTGCGCGCCGGAACGCTCGTCGCGGGCATCGGCGTGTCGGATTTTTCCGACAACATCCTGCTTCAGAACAACACCATCCTGGACGGCGAGACGACCGGCGCCGACACGGTCTACGGGATCGAGTCGCAAGCGGTGAGCGGCGTCATGTGCCTCAACAACGTGATCGCCGGCTTTTCCACCGCCGCCTCCTATGGCTGCGTGCCGGCGACCTGCGACGACGGACGGGCCGATGCCTGCACGACGCCGACGACGGGCGCGGTGAGCAACGGCCGCGTGCCGGCACCGACGAGCCTGCGGGCGCGGTAGAGCTGCCCGGTGCCGCAGGCGAGGCTGCGATAGCGCCGGGCGTGGCCGCCGTGAGGCCGGTGAGGCCGGGCATCCGGCCGACACCGAATGCCCGGTCGCCGGGGGCGAAACGCGGGGCCTTGTTTCGAACACCATTTGCGCCTATATGTCGTTCATCGATCTTGCTTGTTGAACTTTCTTTCTGGCGCCTGGCGCTGTCTGCGATCTTCCTCTCTCAAAATCGATCTGAACCGTTTGCGCTGCATGTGCAGGGCAAGCCATTTGCTACGACCGATTGACAGGAAATCGTCATGAACACTGGTACCGTCAAGTTCTTCAATGCGACCAAGGGCTACGGCTTCATCGCTCCCGACAACGGCGGCGCGGACGTCTTCGTTCACGTCTCCGCCGTTGAGCGCGCTGGCATGCGCACCATCGTCGAAGGCCAGAAGCTGAGCTTCGAAGTTGTGCAGGACCGCCGCAGCGGCAAGAGCGCTGCCGAGAACCTGCAGGCCGCGTAAGGAATCGTCTTCGATCCGCGACCGCGGATGTACCGGCGCGGATCGTCGAGACGACTGGAGAGGTCGGGCCAACGCCCGGCCTTTTTGCTTTTCGGGGGCAGGAAAGGAACGACGCCATGAGCGATGTAACCCAGCAGAACCTGTTCCGGCCGGCCCGTTCGAAGGCCGAGTCGAAGGCAGACATCACCAACAACGCGGCCCGCGCGATCATCGACGACGAGGCCGCCCGGCGCGAAGCCAAGACCGCCAAGCTGAGACAGGCGCGGCTGGAACTGGAAGCCGCCGCCGAAGCCGAGGCCAAACCCGCCGCGCGCAAGGCGAAGCGGCGGGGCTGACTGCGCCCGGCCAAAAGGCCGCGGCCGGCGCATGAAATATCATAGGAAAAAAGTCCTTGACGCCGTGACGGTGGTCTGATAGGGTTTCGTCATCGTCGGAAGTGTGCCCCTCAAGCTCCTCCCCGGAGCGGGCGCCCCGGCGGGTTTCATGTCATCACATCGTCGGAGCAGTGGATGGGCCGCGGGATCAGCGAGGCGCAGTGGTTTGCCGCGCGCGAGCTCTCGGAGGGCCAGCCGCCGACCAGGGTGCGGGTGGCGGCCGTGCTGGGCGTCGACAATTCCCACGTCTATTCCCGTTCTTCCGCCGAAGGCTGGAAGACGATCGACCATCGCAACCAGGAAATCCGCGGCCTCTATCGCGAGGTCCAGGCGATCGCCGCCGCCCTGTCGGGGCGCGCGCCGCCGGAGGAGAAGGTCGCGGATTTGCCGCCGCTGGACGAGAAAGAAGCGAGGGGACCTGAAGGACAGCCGCGTCCTGCAAACCCGCCGGCGGACCCGGCCGCGATCGCGCCGGAGCCGGCGATGGGCCCGGACGCCGGGGAGGGCGCCGCGCGCGGCCCTGCCGCCGAGCCCGCGCTTGCCGTGCCCGATTGGGACAGGATGGACCCGGTCGAGCTGCTCGCCAATGCCAGCGGCTTCGTCGCGCGGCAGGTCGGCCGGCTGATCGAGAATGCCGACCGGCGCGGCGGGCGGCTCGACAAGGCGCAGGTCGAGGGGCTGGCCGCGCTCGGCAAGATGATGGACCGCTGGGAGGTGCTGGCGGCCGAACGGACGAAGGACGACAAGAAGAAGAGCGATGAGAAACTCGCCGACGTATTCAAGAGAATTGACCGCCGAATTGTCGAACTCGCTGTCGAAGGCGCCGAGTTCCTCGACCAGCGGCGCCGGCGAGGACGAGGCACGACGCGTCGACGCGGAATGGCTGATGCGGGGTCGCCCGGAACAGATTCCGATCTGGCGCAGCCTGCTCGCTGACCCGCCCGAGACCTGGCTGGTGGTCGGCGGGCGCGGCGCCGGCAAGACGCTGCTGGGCGCGGAATGGGTCGCCGGGCTGGTGCGCGGCTTCCCGCCTTATTCGCGACGGCCGAAATACAGGAACATCGCGCTGGTGGGCGAAACGCTGGCCGACGTGCGCGAGGTGATGATCGACGGCCCGTCGGGAATCCGGACCGTCGCGCGCGGTTCGCGGCCGCGCTTCGAGGCGACCCGACGACGGCTGGTGTGGGACAACGGCGCGGTGGCGCAGGCGTTCTCGTCGGAGGATCCGGACAGCCTGCGCGGGCCGCAGTTCGACGCGGCCTGGTGCGACGAGTTCGCCAAGTGGAAGAATCTGCAGGCGACCTGGGACATGCTGCAGTTCGGGCTTCGCCTCGGCGAACCGCTGCAGCTGATCACCACCACGCCGCGGCCGGTGAAGCTCCTGAAACAGCTGATGGCGCATGAGCGGGTGCATGTGACGCAGATGCGCACGGCCGACAATGCGCAGAACCTGGCGGCCGGCTTTCTCGCCGCGGTGAAGGAGCGCTACGGCGAGACGCGACTGGGCCGCCAGGAGCTCGACGGCGAACTGGTCGAGGACCGCGACGACGCGCTGTGGAACCGCGCCAAGATCGAGGCCGAGACCGCGCCGGCCGGCGAACTGCGGCGCATCGTGGTGGCGGTCGATCCGCCAGCCTCGGCGACCAAGCGCTCGGACGCCTGCGGCATCGTCGCGGCGGGGCTGGAGGCGGACGGACGCGCGGTCGTGCTGGCGGATTTGAGTGCTGCCGGCCTTTCGCCGCTCGAATGGGCGGGCAGGGCGGTGGCGCTGTACCACCGCCTCGGCGCTGACTGCATCGTCGCCGAGACCAACCAGGGCGGCGACATGGTGGGCACGGTGATCACGCAGGTGGATCCGGCCGTGCCGGTCAGGCCGGTGCGCGCCAGCCGCGGCAAGTGGCTGCGCGCCGAGCCGGTGGCGGCCCTGTATCAGCAGGGCAAGGTGCGGCACGCGGAACGGTTCGCGGCGCTGGAGGACGAGATGTGCGACTTCGGCCCGGACGGCCTCGCCAACGGCCGCTCGCCCGACCGCGTCGACGCGCTGGTCTGGGCGGTAACGGAGCTGATGCTGAGGCAGCGGTCGGAGCCGCGGGTGAGGGGGATGGGGTAGGGGAGTAAGGCAGTAGGCAGTAGGCAGTAGGCAGTAGGCAGTAGGCAGTAGGTGCAGGACTTCATGAGCCCAACTATTGCCGTTTCGCTTATGTTGCGGCCTGACCAAGCGGTTTGTAGTTCTCCTACTGCCTACTGCCTACTGCCTACTGCCTACTGCCTACTGCGTCACTCCGCTCACCATTCGACCGCAACAAACTCCAAGGAGGTAGCCTCGATGGCTTGGACCTGGCCGTTCGCCGGGCGCGGACGTGTGCGCCTTTCAGAGACCCTGGAGAGGCGCGAGCCGGTCGCCTCGCCAGTAGCTTCGACGCAAGTGGCGGCAACCAAGGCGTCGTCCGGTTTCGTGGCGCTGCACATGCAGGGCGAGGCGGCGTGGACCAGGCGGGACTATGCCGGGCTGGCGCGGCAGGGCTACATGATGAACCCGGTCGCGCATCGCTGCGTGCGGCTGGTGGCGGAGGCGGCGGGCGCCGCGCCGCTCGTGCTCTACCAGGGCGCGCAGGAGCTGGAGCGGCATCCGGCGCTGGAGCTGCTCGCCGCGCCCAATCCGCGCCAGACGGGCGCCGCCTTCATGGAGGCGCTGGCCAGCCACCTGCTGATCTCGGGCAATGCCTATATCGAGATGGCGGAGGCGAGCGAGGACGCGCGGGAACTGCATCTGCTGCGACCGGACCGGGTGAGCGTCGTGGAGGATGCTGGCGGCTGGCCGGTGGCGCTCGACTATCGGACGGGCAAGGCCAAGCGGCGCATTGCGCTGGGCGAAGAGGCGCTGCACCTGGCGCTGTTCCACCCGCTCGACGACCACTACGGCTTTCCGCCGCTGGAGGCGGCGCTGACGGCGCTCGACCTGCACAATGCATCGGGGCGCTGGAACAAGGCGCTGCTCGACAATTCGGCCCGGCCCTCCGGCGCGCTGGTCTATGCGCCGAAGGAGGGCGGCAACATGACCGACGAGCAGTTCGACCGGCTGAAGGTCGAACTGGAGCAGACCTACTCGGGCGCGGCCCATGCCGGGCGGCCGATGGTGCTCGACGGCGGGCTCGACTGGAAGGCGATGGGGCTGACGCCGAAGGATATGGACTTCCTCGAGGCGCGCAACGGCGCCGCGCGCGACATCGCGCTCGCCTTCGGCGTGCCGCCGATGCTGCTCGGGATACCGGGCGACAACACCTATGCCA
The Mesorhizobium australicum genome window above contains:
- a CDS encoding ABC transporter substrate-binding protein, producing the protein MKALVRSLTLAVLLSTTSHLALAEEVTIRFLASHGGISAHELAAELGYYDKAEIKLENVGYATGGPESLIALAGGSVELGSAATAAVLNSIAGGNDFVAAYPSNGINDEAQSIFYVLDDSPIKSIKDIAGKTIAVNTLGAHLDYAVREALHQNGLPQDAANLIVVPGPQLEQVLRSRQVDISAFGYWQTTFEGAAREKGGIRAIFDDTDVLGEIAGGFVVLRRDWVDAHPEQARAFVEGAAKALDYARENPAETRVILAKALQERGENPDLAKHFKGYGVRAGGLPVERDIQFWIDVLEREGRIEAGKLVAKDILLVTGGASTN
- a CDS encoding ABC transporter permease, whose amino-acid sequence is MTIQNVYTLPLPRRRGEPVGVASHPAAVAFQHALSRYGLLVGFLVLWQVSAKMGWVNPSIFPPLDTIAAAVWKALASGRLVGDIAISLQRSGIAFGAAVIIGIPLGLFMGQIRSVERALDPILQLFRQTSALALYPVFILLLGLGETSKVFVIFWATLFPLLLATIGGVKEVDPKLIEMARTFGASRLTVFRRVVLPASVPAIFVGLRLSATTALLLLIAAEMIGANKGLGFQVMNAQYNFQIPLMFGAIFLLAALGLAANAVLVTLQRRLCRWSEVAR
- a CDS encoding LLM class flavin-dependent oxidoreductase, producing MTNQPKSKQIKLGAFLPGGGQHVAAWRHPDQPVDGATNFEFHKQLALTAERGLFDAYFLADGLAVSFGGGTEGGNAKVAGFEPVTLFSALAPLTKNLGFIATASTTYEEPYNLARKFASLDLISGGRAGWNVVTTATEAAAHNFNLDIQHPHAHRYRRASEHVDVVKKLWDSFEDDAFLRDRTSGRFFDPQKLHRTDHKGEHFQVRGPLNVPRSPQGHPVIVQAGQSDDGRGLAARTAEVIFTAHQHLGTAQEFYRDIKSRARGLGRNPNHVLVMPGVSPFIGRTEDEAREKYDRLTSLILEEDGIALLNALTGGTLDLAGYDLDGPLPPAPPTEGMKSRQALIRQIADENGFTIRQLYQWVASARGHFTIIGTPVKIVDTLQEWFENEAADGFNILPPWLPTGLDDFVELVIPELQRRGLFRTAYEGRTLRENLGLPFPENRWATARHSIEAAE
- the msuE gene encoding FMN reductase, with the protein product MSAKLVLGVSGNITRPSKTKAFVEHIVGQVAVRIDAASVTFDIQDLGLSLGQARRLGELDPAARNLVERVVAADVLVVGSPTYKGSYTGLFKHFFDLLDPSALRGKPVILAATGGGERHSLIVEHQLRPLFGFFEALTMPTAIYASDRDFADGALASDAIRARAQQAVAEACRAIGGTESVSLAA
- a CDS encoding right-handed parallel beta-helix repeat-containing protein, which produces MNIVRVAALGVVWLGLSQAAEAQTVNCVEIAALPAVISEPGVYCLKKNFSVSLADDVAIAVLASNVTIDFNGFKIGNMPAGEETLAVGVGVFERRNVVLRNGNFRGFMMTIGLLASDPEKSSGHLVENMMIDSSLVYGIFAVGNGLVLRNNQIVNSADTRVSSTSVTRMLAKAGAGGVTRQLRAMRTARARAHARAGAAGVAPQIDTPGVAPIMAAVTNSVIEKNTISSVRALGEADGIVVLAGQGVAVRDNFIAGLRAGTLVAGIGVSDFSDNILLQNNTILDGETTGADTVYGIESQAVSGVMCLNNVIAGFSTAASYGCVPATCDDGRADACTTPTTGAVSNGRVPAPTSLRAR
- a CDS encoding cold-shock protein gives rise to the protein MNTGTVKFFNATKGYGFIAPDNGGADVFVHVSAVERAGMRTIVEGQKLSFEVVQDRRSGKSAAENLQAA
- a CDS encoding DNA-packaging protein, whose protein sequence is MRGRPEQIPIWRSLLADPPETWLVVGGRGAGKTLLGAEWVAGLVRGFPPYSRRPKYRNIALVGETLADVREVMIDGPSGIRTVARGSRPRFEATRRRLVWDNGAVAQAFSSEDPDSLRGPQFDAAWCDEFAKWKNLQATWDMLQFGLRLGEPLQLITTTPRPVKLLKQLMAHERVHVTQMRTADNAQNLAAGFLAAVKERYGETRLGRQELDGELVEDRDDALWNRAKIEAETAPAGELRRIVVAVDPPASATKRSDACGIVAAGLEADGRAVVLADLSAAGLSPLEWAGRAVALYHRLGADCIVAETNQGGDMVGTVITQVDPAVPVRPVRASRGKWLRAEPVAALYQQGKVRHAERFAALEDEMCDFGPDGLANGRSPDRVDALVWAVTELMLRQRSEPRVRGMG
- a CDS encoding phage portal protein, whose translation is MAWTWPFAGRGRVRLSETLERREPVASPVASTQVAATKASSGFVALHMQGEAAWTRRDYAGLARQGYMMNPVAHRCVRLVAEAAGAAPLVLYQGAQELERHPALELLAAPNPRQTGAAFMEALASHLLISGNAYIEMAEASEDARELHLLRPDRVSVVEDAGGWPVALDYRTGKAKRRIALGEEALHLALFHPLDDHYGFPPLEAALTALDLHNASGRWNKALLDNSARPSGALVYAPKEGGNMTDEQFDRLKVELEQTYSGAAHAGRPMVLDGGLDWKAMGLTPKDMDFLEARNGAARDIALAFGVPPMLLGIPGDNTYANYQEANRAFYRLTVLPMVGRIADAFSQFLSGRFGEELRLWYDPDGIEGLSLEREALWRRLQAADFLSEDEKREAVGYGKRQ